The sequence TTACTGTTCTACTTCTATGGTGGTACCCGTATATTTTGGATCATCTTAGGTATCGTTTTTATATCAGGCTTACTGCTTCATCTTTGGTACCGGCACAAGACGGAAGGCTGGACGAAAAGTTACGGCTTTTGGAACTATGATAAAAACAAACCTGCTTAACCCTTTCTGTATTTACCTGGTCCCGGAGCTCTGCCTTCACCAGTATATAAAGTCCTTCTCCTGGCTTCTTTTGCAGCCAGCCAGTTTTTATATTCATCAGATTTTGTGGAGATCATTACACAGTAAAAATCCGTCACAATACCAGCCGCCTTTGCTTTATTCAGGAAAAAATCGAAAGCATCATCAATATTCCTGATATGGTATTCTTTGATACCGGTATGGGATTTCCCGCCGGTTGCAGTATACGTGATGCGAAAATAGGGCATGACATAAAGATAACCTGAAAGCCATATTAAAAGACAAACTCACTCAAAGACAGATACCTGCTGGTAATGAACAATTTATTAGGGCTTGAATGAAATGCAGGAAATAGTAACGGCTGTTCATAATGCAGATTACAAAACCGAACTAATGAAATAAAGGCGATGTCCTTTAGGTTTTGGGGAAACTCACATTTATTTTACCTCATCTTGTACTATTAAAAACAAAAAATTAAAGTAGAATAATAAGACCAGGTGACGATTAGCATTCAACTCCCTATTCAGTATTTGCATCGTTAGTCACAGGTAACACATGGACTTCCGCTGTAACCATGGGAAGTTGCCCATTGATCGCAATCCGCTTTCGTGCTGAAGCACGGCAACCCTAAGTCTAAGGATTCAACCGTCCATGGTGTTGACGCAGCGCAGTTATGTGCACAAATTTTAGTTTCATCATCCTTACTGCAGGTGCTTAATGTCAGTGCGAAAACAGGCAAAAAAACCCACCTGAAATTGCCGCTATTCATAATATACAATTCTGTACATTTTAAAAGTAAACATTACCAATAGCCCTATCCATGACGCAAAATTCCTATGAAACTGATTCTGGTCAGGGTATATAAATTCCATTCAATTAGCATGTAAATTTATAAGGCATATTAAACCGAGCATCATGAAAAAAATTCTATTACCAATGTTGTCAATAATTCTATTGGCTTCATGCGAAAAACAAATCTCCGTTGACAAATCACCTGAGGATATTGGATGCATATCAGAGAAAAAGCCTGAAAAAATTAATGCCTGCCATTTTGATGGGAAAACCGGGAATCCGAAAACGATCTCCATTAGTGTAAATGCCTGGCCGGCACACCAGGCTCATGGTGACCTCAAGGGAGACTGCTCAGCAGTGATGACAAAAATTTGCGATCAATTTTGGATGGTTAAAAACCTGGACGTCGCTACTTACAGAAATGGAGACATCATACCACAGGTTAAAGATGCAAACACCTGGTTTAGCCTCACTTCCGGCGCATGGTGCTACTACTTGAATTTATCTGAAAATGGACCTATATATGGTAAACTATACAATTGGTATGCAGTAAACGATCCACGAGGCCTTGCACCCGTAGGTTGGCATGTACCAACGGAGACAGATGTTTCAACATTATCCAATTGTTTAGGCGGCGACCTGGTAGCGGGGGCAAAAATGATGGAAACAGGTACAGCTCATTGGCCTCCTCCAAACAGTGAAGCAACGAACTCCAGCGGATTTACCGGACTTCCAGGAGGCACCCGAAGTAAAATCGCTTTGTGGGGCGGCGGCGGTTATTATTGGACTTCTACCGTGTTTGAATACGATGCCGATTACGCCAGGTACTTCATTTTAGGCGATCATTCCAAATTAATCAGGAACTTCACTTATACCGTTGATGGCGCATCTGTTCGCTGTGTGAAAGATTGAAAATACATAGCCCACCTATTCTTTCACCTTTGGCAACGCAAATGCCACATAACTATCATTCCATGTCCTGTCATCCCATTTAGTGCCACCACAGGCAATCACCACATATTGTTTGCCATTGGCCATATACACGGAAGGCGTTGCCAATCCTGGTGCCGGAAGGTCTGTTTCCAATAATAATTTTCCGGTCCGTTTGTTGTATGCCCTGAATTTTGCATCGGCAGTAGCGGCGATGAACAATACGCCGCCAGCAGTAACAACAGGACCTCCATAGTTTTCACGTCCGGTTACAGGTATCCCTTTCTTTTTCAATTCTTCATATTCACTAAAAGGCACCTTCCAAACATATTCACCGGTATTCAGGTCTATGGCATTGATCGTACCCCAGGGTGGCGAAATGGCCGGATACCCATCCTTCGTTAAAAACTTATTATACCCGGTGAATCCATACAAGGATGGCGGCGGACCATCTTCCCTGGTAACCGGACCCGTATATTTCTTCTTTTGATCAACAGTGATATTCAATATAAAACTGGCAATGGCATCCTTTTCTGCTTTGGAGAGGTTATTAAATCCGGGCATCATCCTTCTTCCGGTGGTCAGCAGTTCCGTAAACTGGTTCTTGCTGTATTTCTTCTCGACACCAAGGATGGCCGGATAATCCCCGCCGCCCAAACGCTCCGGACCGTGACAACCCATACAATATTGCGAATACAGGGAAACACCGGCTTCAAGATTGGTCCGGTTTGTTTGATCAGCAGGTTTGTTTTCAACCATATTCAGTACCCAGGCCATTTCGTTGGCATTCACATACAGGATATTCGTTTCAGGGTCTACCGATGGACCGCCCCACTCCCCGCCACCATCAAAGCCAGGCAAAATAACCGTACCCTCTATAGAAGGCGGCGTGAACATGGCACCTGAACGATAGGTCCGGAATTGCGTTTGTAATGCTTTAAAAGTCGAATCATTGGTCGTGATATTGTTCAGGTCATTGACTGTCATCGTCTGCCTGGCAAATGGCTTCGGTAAAACAGGGAAAGGTTGCGTTGGCCACAATTTCTCCTTCACCAAAGAGGTATTTGTCAATACCGGCCGCTCTTCAATAGGGAATAAGGGCTTCCCGTTCTCACGGTCAAACAGAAAAATAAATCCGGTTTTAGTGGTTTGTGCAACAGCATCGATCTTTTTTCCATTACGGGTCACCGTTACCAATGCTGGTGGCGTAGGGATGTCCATATCCCACACATCATGATGCACCGTCTGGAAATGCCAGATCAATTTTCCTGTGGCAGCATCCAAAGCCAGCAGGCAGTTTCCATACAATCCTTTACCCAACCGCTGCCCGCCATAAAAATCATGAGTCGGATTACCGGTTGGTGCATACAGTATCCCCCTCTGCTCATCAAGGCTGAATCCACCCCAACTGTTGGTTGAACCCAGGTATCTATAGGCTGATGTGTCTTCCCAGGTCTCATAACCAGCTTCGCCCGGATAGGGTATGGTATGGAAGGACCATTGCTGCTTTCCCGTCTTCACATCAAAGGCCCGGATATCTCCTGGTGTTTCATCACCAACCAGTCCGCTTAATATAAACAGGTTCCGATAGATCATTACAGGCGAGGTTGGCGCTACAAAGACTTTGGAACTGTCCCGCCCCAGTCCGTCGTGGAGGTCAATTCCACCATCCTTTCCAAAAGATGGGATGAGCTTTCCCGTTAGTGCATTGATGGCAAAGGCCACGCGGCCTGCGGTATATATGATCCGCTTATCTTCACCTTCTTCCCAATAGGCCACACCCCTGTTCATATTCACACTGTTCCGGTGCCAGGCTTTATTATTGATGGAATCAGCTGGATCGAAATTCCACAGCCGTTTACCACTTGCCGCATCCAGGGCAAACAGGTTTAATTTGGGCGATACCCCATACAGCACATTATTCACGATGATCGGGTTGCATTGCATCGGACCAAACCTGGTGGTATCACCGCCTTCAGAACGGTACACCCAGGCGACTTCCAAATCCTGCACATTGGCAGTATCGATTTGGGCAAGGGTAGAATACCGGATATTCTCTTTTGTCCCGCCAGTGATGTTCCAATTGTTATATTCCTTTCTTGGTGAACAGGAACTATTCACAATCAATAGCAGCATGTAACAAGCTATTATTCCCTTATTGATTATTCTTACCATAGAATACAATGTTATGTAAATGGCAGTAAGCTTACACAAAAACAGTAAATTAATTCAATACCTTTAAATGAGACATCCTCAACCAAAAACTATTTCTTTGATGCCTGCAAGAATAGAACTCCAAAAAGGTGATATCACAAAAATCAAAGTGGACTGTATTGTGAATGCGGCAAATACGTCACTTTTAGGTGGTGGCGGAGTTGATGGCGCCATTCACAGAGCCGGTGGGCCTGCTATACTGGAAGATTGCCGGAAGATCATTGCCAGGCAAGGCGGCTGCGAAACAGGGGAGGCAGTTATTACAACTGCCGGAAAAATGCCTGCCAAATTTTTAATTCACACGGTTGGCCCTGTCTGGAATGGTGGCAACCACGGCGAACATGAAAAGCTTAAACGCTGCTACCAGAATTCATTACAATTAGCCGTTGATAACCATTGCCGGACAATTGCCTTTCCGAATATAAGTACCGGCATATATGGATTCCCCAAGCAAGCAGCTGCAAAAATTGCCGTAAATACAGTTAAAGAATTCCTTGCTTCGACCGATAAAATAGAAAAAGTGTTATTTGTTTGCTTTGATGACGAAAACTATGCATTGATAAAACAACTGCTACAATCAAATCATGTATAAAATGCCTATCTTATATACATGTTATCATTTGCAATAAGCGGCACTTATACCGACCTCTACGAAATAACCATGGCGGAAACCTATTTCCTGGAAGGCAGGAAAGATGATACCGCGTGTTTCGATTATTTCTTTCGCAAAATCCCTTACAAGGGCGGCTATGTGGTTTTCGCCGGACTGCAGGATGTGCTGAACATATTGTCCGACTTACATTTTACCGACGAGGATATTGCTTTCCTGAAAGGACTAAAATTCAATACATCCTTTCTTGAATACCTTAAACATTTCAGGTTCCGGGGTAATGTATATGCCTGCCAGGAAGGTGAAATTGTATTCCCTAATGCCCCGGTCCTTCGCGTGGAAGGAACCATTATTGAAGCACAGATGGTGGAAACCCTTCTACTGAATATCCTGAACTTCGAATCACTGATTGCAACCAAGGCCTCCCGCATGAAACTGGTGGCTGGCAATAGCTTACTGAGTGATTTTGGACTGCGCAGGGCACAGGGCATGGGTGGAATACTGGCCACAAAAGCAGCCGTGATCGGTGGGTTTGATTCAACCAGCAATGTTTATGGTGCACGCCTGTATGATCTCCCTGCAGCAGGAACAATGGCTCATTCTTTTATTGAGAGTTATGACAATGAACTTGACGCCTTCCGGGCTTTCGCAAGATGCCGCCCGGATGATTGTATATTCCTGGCAGACACCTATGATACGCTGAAAAGCGGTGTACCCAATGCCATCATTGTTGCAAAGGAAATGGAGAAAGCCGGGCATCGCGCAAAAGGTATCCGACTGGACAGCGGCGACCTTGCCTATCTCTCCAAAGCTGCCCGGAAAATGTTTGACGAAGCGGGCCTGCCGTATATGAAAATTGCCGCATCCAACCAGTTGGATGAATTTGTAATTAAAAGCCTTCAGGACCAGGGCGCTGTCATTGACATTTTCGGGGTGGGCACCCGCCTTGTTACAGGCCAGCCTGATGCAGCGTTGGATGGCGTTTATAAGCTTTCCATGGCGTCTGGAAAACCCCGCCTTAAACTATCTGAAACCTTTGAAAAAACGACCCTACCCGGAATTAAACAGGTCAGCAGGATGATTGATGAAAATGGACTGTTCTTTGGCGCTGATGCAATTGCACTCAAGGGGGAGCAGAAAACAACCATCATGTACCATCCCTTTGAACCAGGCAAATCCCTTCCAATAGAAACTTTTGTACACCAGCCTTTGCTCCGGCAAGTCATGCAGCAGGGTAAGATAATTGCCACACAACTATCCTTGAAAGAGATCGCCAATTATGCCAGGGAGCGATTGTCGCTTCTGCCCCAGGAATTTAAAAGATTCGAGAATCCGCATGTGTACAAGGTTGGCTTAAGTAAAAAATTACTTGAACTGCGTGATGACATCAGGACCCATTATAAAAAATAAGTCCATGAATGCATTGTTGATCGTTGATGTGCAAAATGATTTCTTACCCGGTGGGGCCTTGGCAGTCCCGGCAGGTGACCAGGTCATCCCGGTGATCAATGCCTTGCAGGACTATTTTGAACTCGTTGTAGCCACCCAGGACTGGCATCCGCCAAACCACAAAAGTTTTGCGTCCAACCATGCAGGAAAAAAACCTTTTGATCTGATCGATCTCAACGGGCTGCAGCAAACACTCTGGCCCGATCACTGCATACAGGGCTCATGGGGTGCCAACTGGCCGGCAGCACTAAATATGAATCGTTCAGAAGCTGTTTTCAGGAAAGGTACCAACCCGGAAATTGACAGTTACAGCGCCTTTTACGACAATGGCCAGCGCAAATCAACAGGTCTTGCCGATTACCTGCGCGGCAAAAAAGTTACCCGATTATACATCACGGGTTTATGTGCTGATATCTGTGTGTTTTTTACGGCATTAGACAGCCTGCAGGAAGGGTTTGAATCCTTTATCATTGAAGATGCTACCTGCCCGCTGGATGCAAAAGATGTAATAAAAACAAACCAGGCCTTTATTGAAAAAGGCGGGAAAATAGTTCGCAGTGAAGCGATCATTTAAATCCCGTTCTCCTCACTGCCCGGCTTTTAAATAACTGTACCCTTCCTGCTGTTTGCCTGCAAGTTCAAGGATGGCGACAGGCACTATAGTGATGGCTGGCAATAACTGGTCTTTCTCTACATGCCGGGCATGCATAGTATTCGCGCAGGCTACAAACTTTATGTCGAACACTTTTTGCAACTCGCTGATATCTGCGGCAACATTCGTTTTATCCTTCACCAATATAAATAATCCTCCCATACTGCATACTACTTCCACCCTTGTATTTGGAGCTTCCTTAACTACATTGTTCAACTGCCGGATCATAAAACGGAAATCGGCCGTATCCGGTTTTGTGAAATCAATTACGATCTTCTGCATTACTTTTTGTGCCGCAGCATGGAAACAATAGAGCAGAAGAAGGGTGGATATAAATAATAGTTTTTTCATGCGTGATCTGTTTTTTTGAATCATTCTCTTAAGGTACTGATTTAACTTACCATATAATATCACAGGTTCACTTCTCCCATTTGGTGGCCGTTTGTTTTTACAATTCACTATATTGGTATATGGACAAGTATCTCCATTTATTTTTCAGAGCGTGGTCCCCATTATTAGTTATACTATTATGGACAGGTTGCAGGAATAATCCTGATCAACCCAAAACCAATAATACGGGTTTAGGCGTGGAAGAGGCCCTTGCTTCATTTGAACTCGAACCGGGATTCAAGATCGAAGTACTGGCTGCTGAACCTTTGATCGCCGACCCGGTTGATATGGAGATCGATGAATTTGGCCGGCTCTATGTTGTTGAAATGCATGGCTATCCCCTGGATAAAACCGGCTCTGGTATCATCAAATTACTATCCGATGCTAACGGTGATGGCCAGATGGATAAGAGTACCATTTTTGCTGATGGACTCACTTTGCCCAACAGCATCATGCGCTGGAAAAAAGGGGTGATAATAACAGACGCACCTAACGTCCTGTATTTCGAGGACACCAATAATGATGGTAAAGCCGATATAAAAGATACCCTGCTTACAGGCTTTGCCTTATCGAATCCACAGCATAACTTAAATAGCCCGGTACTTGCTATCGATAACTGGATCTACCTGGGCCATGAGGGCGCCGTCGCCACACAGACCTACCAAAAGGAATTCGGCGACGAAGGCACCGAAATCTATTATCCCGGCCAGCCCAATGGTCCCCGCCTGGAAAAAAATGCCAGTGGCCGTTCCGTGCGTTTTCGTCCAGATCAGCACCTGCTTGAAACCACCTCCGGAAAAACTCAATTCGGCCAAACATTCGACCAGTGGGGGCATCATCTCCTGGTGAGCAATGCCGATCATATAATACAGGAAGTCATCGCTGCGACTTACCTGAAACGAAACCCTAAGCTGGTTGTTCCCGATGCAACCGAGTCACTCTCTGATCACGGGACAGCTGCTGAAGTATTTCCGATCACTAAACATCCGGAATACCAGCTATTGACAGATATAGGGGTGATTACTTCCGCATGTGGAATTACAGCTTACCTGGGCAGCGCTTTCCCCGCACCTTTCGACAATGCCTCATTTGTTGCAGAACCGGTGAGCAACCTGGTGCATGTTGATAAACTAACAGGTAAGGGCGCCAGCTTTATTGCTAGCCGTATTCATCCGAATAAAGAATTCCTGGCTTCCACAGATGCCTGGTTCCGCCCGGTAAATATGTATATCGGTCCCGATGGTGCACTCTACATTGTTGATTATTACCGCCAGATCATTGAGCATCCTGAATGGATGGGCGAAGAGGTGGTGAAGTCCGGCAAATTGTACAATGGTCAAGACATGGGCCGCATATACCGGATAACTCCAGCGAATGCAAAACGGGCGGAATGGACCAAAGGCCTGAACCTTGGGAATGCCAATAGCGAACAACTTGTCGCGCGATTAGCGGATCCAAATATCTGGTGGCGTTTAAATGCACAGCGCTTACTGGTCGACAGGAAAGATCCGGCTGCCTTACCGGCATTGGAACAAATGGCGAAAAATCCTGTCACCACATTGGGCCGGCTACATGCCCTTTGGACTTTAGAAGGCCTTGGGTCCTTAAAGCCCGAACTGATTGAAATTGCATTAAATGATAACGAACCTGGTCTCAGGGAAAATGCCATCAAACTGGCTGAACTTCATTTGGCTGCGGCACCGGCCTTATCGACATCCCTTTTATCCCTGCAGGACGACCCGGATGCTAAAGTTAAGTTTCAACTGCTATGTACTTTAGGATCTGTCAATAGTCCTGAAGCAGAACAGGTTAGTCATAAATTACTGTTTAAAGATATCAATGATAAATGGGTGCAGGTTGCGGCTTTGTCTGGTTCATCAGCTAAAACCGGATCATTGCTAACTGTTGTACTGGATAGTTTCCATAAAGAAATTCCGGCCTATGCTTCATTGGTAAAGCGGATCAGTATAATGCTGGGCGGAAGCATACAACCGCTTATCGTTCACCAGTTCATTCAAAAGGCCATTAACGCAAAGGAGGCAGGATGGGCTGCACCTTTATTGGCTGGATTGGCACAAGGTCTTACAACCCAGCAATCACAATCTGCTTTTAGAGGCGACCAGGACCTGTTAATTAAAACATTTTTCGGGCATGGTTCACCGGAGATCCGCAATGCCTGCCTGGACCTGCTAAAAGCAACAGGCTTACGCAATGATCCATTGAAAAAGGATGCAATGAAGAAAGCCCTGGCAATTGCCTCTGATGAAGACCAACCTGAAGAAAAAAGAGTAGAAAGTATCAGATTCCTGGCACTGGAAAACCCTGCCCCTTATGCTGGTCAGCTGAAAAAAATGATCACACCACATGAACGATCACCCATCCAGGTGGCGGCAGTACGCACATTAAATGCCATACCGGATACTTCTGTATGTCATTACCTATTGCAACAATGGAACAACCTTACGCCAGGGATACAGGATGTTGCAATAAATACTTTTTTAGAGGATGATAGCAGGATAGCCATATTATTAAAGGCTATTGAAGCAGGCACTATTCAACCTGCCAGTGTTGGCTGGCAAAGAAGTGTACAACTGATGGCACAATCAAACCTATTACTACGTGAAAAGGCCAGGCTGCTGCTCACGAAAACCGAAGCAGAAGCCGGCAGGGTTAATAAAACCTACCAACAATCCCTGGCAATGACAGGGGATATTGCCCAAGGGAAAACCGTATTCCAACAAAACTGTGCTACCTGCCACCAGATCAGGGGCAAAATGGGAATTAGTTTCGGGCCCGATTTAGGTACCGTTCATAATTGGTCGGCGGAAGCAATAATGGCAAATATCCTGGCACCTGGTCTTTCAATATCAAGTGGCTATGATCTTTGGTCGGTAGAACAAAATAATGGGGAATCTTTCCAGGGTATTATATCCAGCGAAACACCAACAGCCATTAAAATAAAAAACACCCTGGCAGAAGAAAGAACCATCAACCGGACCGATATCAAGATCCTGAAAGCATTGAATATGTCGGCAATGACATCCGGGCTCGAAAAACAGGTTAACCAACAGCAGATGGCTGATTTACTAGCATTCCTGAAGCAAAACAGATAAATGATTAAATTGACTACAATGAAAACACCATATAAAAATTTAACTGTCTTACTGGTATTTGCAAGTCTCCTGTTACTGAAGCAGCAAAGCCTTGCACAACTGGATGCTACACCATTCAAGTGGCCCGACGGTAAAAAAATGGCCATCAGTTTAAGCTTTGATGATGCCCGGGAGAGCCAGGTCCTGGTGGGTACAGCCCTGCTGGATGCCTATGGCATTAAAGCTACTTTTTTTGTTGTTCCTTCTGCTGTGGAAAAACAATTGGCAGGCTGGAAAAAAGCTGTAACCAATGGACACGAAATCGGCAACCATTCACTCACCCATCCTTGTGCCGGTAATTTCGCCTGGTCCCGCGATAATGCGCTGGAAAATTATACGCTGAAACAAATGCGCACCAATTTAACAACTTGTAACCAACAACTTGAAACGTTATTACAGGTTAAGACCGATGTATTTGCCTATCCATGCGGACAGAAATATGTTGGCACCGGAACCCATACAAAAAGCTATGTTCCGCTCGTTGCAAAAATGTTTATCCTCGGCCGCGGGTGGAAGGATGAAGCCCCCAATGACCCGCGCTTCTGCAACTTTGCCCAATTGACCGGAACGGAAATGGATGGAAAGGATTTTGAAGATATCCTGCCGATGATCAAAAATGCCCGCGAAAAAGGGCTATGGCTAGTGCTGGCCGGACATGAGATGGGCGAGCCAGGCGAGCAAACCACCCGGCTTTCTATGTTAAAACAACTGCTTGAGTATGCAAAGGACCCGGCCAATGGCATCTGGATTGCCCCGATGGGAACTGTGGCGAAATATATAAAAAATGGAGAAAAATATCCACTGTAACAAGGATCGCTGAACATGAAATTAATTTACCCCTTAACAACACTACTTCTTTCCCTCGCCGCTTGTGAAACTATCAACAAAAATGAGACAAAAATAAATGATGAGACAAAAATAAACTCTGCAATCGACACCATCATTGTTTCTAAAAAACAAACCTTTCATGTACAGGGAAAGGTAATCGGTGATGACCAGGTACAACTCTCTGCAACTGATGGTGATCAACCTGCTTTAGAGGATACTATCTCCGGACCCGGACTTCTGCCCCTTGAATTCCCGGACTTTAATGCAGACGGTTTTTTAGATATCCTGCTGAAATACGCGGACAAAAGCAGTACAGCCTATTTATATTTGTTTGACCCGCGCAGCAATACATTCAAATCCATAGACGGTTTTGTTAATTATCCCAATGCTGTTCGATTACACACAAATCCAGCATATTATTATGCCTATTATAGCGAAGGATGCAGTGACCTTAACTGGATCAGCGACCTTTTCAAAATTGATAGTTTCAAGACCATTCAGATCGGGCATATTTATGGAAAAGGTTGCGAGTATAATGTGCTGGAGAACCCACAGTTGATAGGAATTTACAAAACCACAGGCGACAACGGGCAATCAGAAATACTTGTCGAAAAACTCCCTTACCTGAAATTCATTCCAACAAATAACGAAAAGCGGGATTTCCTGGAAAAATACTGGAACAACAATTACTACAAATTTGAATAAACCTGCTTCTAAAAATAGACTTACCTTAGGACTGAAGCCCAGACCCCAGTCATGAAATATTTATTTGCCCTGGCCATTTTTATGCATGGCCTGATCCATTTGATGGGATTCGCCAAAGCCTTCAGGTTTGGGAATATGGCACAACTCACCAAAGACATTTCTAAACCTGCCGGCAGCTTTTGGTTATTGGCTTGCGGATTATTCCTCACCTGCGCCGTCGGATTTTTATTGAAGAAAGATTGGTGGCCCATACTGGCCATGTTGGCAGTGGCCACTTCGACGGTAGTTATACTGATTAGCTGGAAAGATGCCAGGCTCGGGATGATTCCCAATTTGATGATCCTTCTGGTGGCAATTGCCGCCTGGACCACACAAAGATTTGAAGCGTCATTTAAACAGGATGTGATGGACAACCTGCAGCGTACAAATAATTTGGCAATCGACCTGCTCATTGAAAATGACATCCGGCTTCTACCTAAACCAGTACAAAAATACCTTCACTATGCCGGTGCCCTTAATAAACCCAAAGTAAAAAACATGCGGGTAGTGTTCGAAGGTGAAATGCGAAGCAGGTCAAAGGGCTGGTTCAAGTTCCAATCGGTTCAATACAATTTCTTCGACGAGCCTGCAAGATTGTTTTTTATGAAAGCCAATATGTTTGGCACGGCCATACCCGGATACCACAAATACCAAAATGCTTCGGCTACCATGGATGTGAAACCCTTTGGGTTATTTTCAGTGGTACAGGCAAAGGGAGTGGAAATGAACAAGGCGGAAACAGTCACTGTATTTAATGATATGTGCCTGATGGCCCCTGCCAGTTTAATAGATACACGTATCCAATGGGAAGCCATTGACAGCCTAACTGCTAAAGCCATTTTTACCAACGGATCCAGTAAAATAGCCGCCACCCTGTATTTTAGTGAAGCCGGACAGTTGGTCAATTTTATTTCAGATGACAGGTATGATATCAGCGACATGAAACAATATCGCTTTTCTACACCCGTAAAAGAATACAAAAATCTGGATGGCCGTAATGTACTTCAATATGGTTTAGCAGTATGGCATTACCCTGAAGGGGAATTTGATTATGGTAAATTTTATTTAAAAAGTATAGCATATAATGTGGATGACTTCCAAACCTGGTGAAGCAACGATATACGCTGCAACCAGCGAATTACTGAATGACCGGTGGATGAATAGGCATTGAATGACCATGCTCTGCATGGTAGATGGCGGTTAATTCTGAAAAGGCCTTTTTGAGTGTTTCACCTTCCAGCTTACCCTTTGTGGCAAACATTTCACGATCGATCAGGGCCCGTAAATACACAATGCGCCAGCGCCAGGATTTGCGTACCTGGGATGTCAATTTTAATTCTGCCTGCTCAATCAGTTGAAACGCCTCATTTACGCCGGCTGTAATATTCTCCCGGTAATGGTTTGATTCAAATATTTCCAAAGCTTTTGCAACTGGCTCCACTACATCGGGTGAAAATTCATACGCTATATATTCCCGCACGATATCTGCAGTGGACCGTTGCCCATTCCAGTATAGCTGGTTACAAATAACTTTGTTGATATCTTCAAAAATTCCTTCAGAGTATGGGAAGCCACCGGACAATTTGTTGTCTGTCTCATTCCAGAGCCGTTGCAGCCGGTTCGTCAAAGGATTTGCTCCATATCCGCCCCATGGCTCCTGGCCCCACATGCTGATCTCCGGAAAGTTCAACATCGGCAATCCACCTGGCACGCCCTTATCCAACGGGTAGCGCGGAAACCCTTCATGTGAATCTGCCATGATATAGTTTACCCAGCCTTTATCTTTTTGCAGGAATTGCGACAGCCCTTCCCACTCCCCGGCACCCGGCGTATCGAACACCCAGGTAGACAACACGATCTTTATGCCGGGATATTTTGCCTGTGCAATTTTTGAAAGGTCACGGCTCAATT comes from Flavihumibacter fluvii and encodes:
- a CDS encoding PVC-type heme-binding CxxCH protein, translated to MDKYLHLFFRAWSPLLVILLWTGCRNNPDQPKTNNTGLGVEEALASFELEPGFKIEVLAAEPLIADPVDMEIDEFGRLYVVEMHGYPLDKTGSGIIKLLSDANGDGQMDKSTIFADGLTLPNSIMRWKKGVIITDAPNVLYFEDTNNDGKADIKDTLLTGFALSNPQHNLNSPVLAIDNWIYLGHEGAVATQTYQKEFGDEGTEIYYPGQPNGPRLEKNASGRSVRFRPDQHLLETTSGKTQFGQTFDQWGHHLLVSNADHIIQEVIAATYLKRNPKLVVPDATESLSDHGTAAEVFPITKHPEYQLLTDIGVITSACGITAYLGSAFPAPFDNASFVAEPVSNLVHVDKLTGKGASFIASRIHPNKEFLASTDAWFRPVNMYIGPDGALYIVDYYRQIIEHPEWMGEEVVKSGKLYNGQDMGRIYRITPANAKRAEWTKGLNLGNANSEQLVARLADPNIWWRLNAQRLLVDRKDPAALPALEQMAKNPVTTLGRLHALWTLEGLGSLKPELIEIALNDNEPGLRENAIKLAELHLAAAPALSTSLLSLQDDPDAKVKFQLLCTLGSVNSPEAEQVSHKLLFKDINDKWVQVAALSGSSAKTGSLLTVVLDSFHKEIPAYASLVKRISIMLGGSIQPLIVHQFIQKAINAKEAGWAAPLLAGLAQGLTTQQSQSAFRGDQDLLIKTFFGHGSPEIRNACLDLLKATGLRNDPLKKDAMKKALAIASDEDQPEEKRVESIRFLALENPAPYAGQLKKMITPHERSPIQVAAVRTLNAIPDTSVCHYLLQQWNNLTPGIQDVAINTFLEDDSRIAILLKAIEAGTIQPASVGWQRSVQLMAQSNLLLREKARLLLTKTEAEAGRVNKTYQQSLAMTGDIAQGKTVFQQNCATCHQIRGKMGISFGPDLGTVHNWSAEAIMANILAPGLSISSGYDLWSVEQNNGESFQGIISSETPTAIKIKNTLAEERTINRTDIKILKALNMSAMTSGLEKQVNQQQMADLLAFLKQNR
- a CDS encoding polysaccharide deacetylase family protein is translated as MKTPYKNLTVLLVFASLLLLKQQSLAQLDATPFKWPDGKKMAISLSFDDARESQVLVGTALLDAYGIKATFFVVPSAVEKQLAGWKKAVTNGHEIGNHSLTHPCAGNFAWSRDNALENYTLKQMRTNLTTCNQQLETLLQVKTDVFAYPCGQKYVGTGTHTKSYVPLVAKMFILGRGWKDEAPNDPRFCNFAQLTGTEMDGKDFEDILPMIKNAREKGLWLVLAGHEMGEPGEQTTRLSMLKQLLEYAKDPANGIWIAPMGTVAKYIKNGEKYPL
- a CDS encoding DUF6544 family protein; the protein is MKYLFALAIFMHGLIHLMGFAKAFRFGNMAQLTKDISKPAGSFWLLACGLFLTCAVGFLLKKDWWPILAMLAVATSTVVILISWKDARLGMIPNLMILLVAIAAWTTQRFEASFKQDVMDNLQRTNNLAIDLLIENDIRLLPKPVQKYLHYAGALNKPKVKNMRVVFEGEMRSRSKGWFKFQSVQYNFFDEPARLFFMKANMFGTAIPGYHKYQNASATMDVKPFGLFSVVQAKGVEMNKAETVTVFNDMCLMAPASLIDTRIQWEAIDSLTAKAIFTNGSSKIAATLYFSEAGQLVNFISDDRYDISDMKQYRFSTPVKEYKNLDGRNVLQYGLAVWHYPEGEFDYGKFYLKSIAYNVDDFQTW